The genome window TTTGCCACCATATATTTACGACTGTATAAAGAACACGCTTGCGATGTTTCATCGAACTGAAATTATCCGACTGAAGAGCAACCATCCAACCAAACAAAAAGCTTTCAGCTAGAAATCTTAGTAAAGAGAAGCTCTCAGAATATTGGGCTATTTGGAGAGTGCTCGTTCCGTTCCAGGAAAGCTATAATGCACTGAGTGAAGCGCCATGGTCAAATGCGATTTGCTGCTCAGATAGTTAATCGGGAAAGAGAATAAGTAAAGTTTACTCAGACAAACAGTTCGGGAAAAAATTATGACATGTTACGAAGCAAGACTGTATACACAAATCAGTCGGTTAGTGAATGATAGATATACGTGTTTTGAAGGTCTTGAAAATTAAAAGGGGCAAGTAGTGAAAATTTAGCTTGACTATTGTGAGATGTGGTAAGAACTGATATACTGGAAATGATGTAACTTAACTGAATTTGCCAACATCCGATCAGAGagactataaaaaataaagtactaaTTAATAAGGAAGAGGAGCTCCAGCACTTATTTGCATATACTCGTGGAACAGTTCTTCTGAAAGCAACATTAAATTTCTCATTGAATTTAAGTGATTCgaaaattttataagatttacGACGTTCTGTATgctttctttctgtttgtctacatgttttgttcattcttttctgTTAAGCTTTCACAATGTATTACAATTAGTCTACAAATCATAATTAAATCTCTACACTTTTATGGCGCaatcattatacatatacatatatatatatatatatatatatatatatatatatatatatatatatatatatatatatatatatatatatatatatatatctgtaatactCGTATAAATGTTACGTTAAACTTCTGAGTTAGAAAGGACCGCTAAACACGCgccgccaagaaaaaaaaaaatcaaaagttccATCGGCCTACCAGTGTatttgtacagtcactcaaaaatgttttgcaacatactgcaaagttttcggacaacagcttataacaGTGACATCtagcgctatttggcaactctgtCGTAAGTGCACGAAACAAGCACAGACACGACTTAGTCAGAGAGACAGATAGGTTAGGTGTGACATCGGGTAtgtacacaattttattttttgaaatgataGTTGGGGTCCCATAGACTAAATATCCGACTGATGCCACTCTCTCACCCTTGGGCATTTGATATTACagcacaaaaatcaaaataacggCCGGAATATGGGAATTTGAGCTAGAAAATATAGGGTGAACCTTTAAACATGTGGAACAAGCATTATACTTGCCATCATTTTACAGAATATCTAATTTATTCGAAGACCAATATTCACCTGTgtatttttctgccatttttcaATATAGCCACCATGTTAACAAAAGGAAGCAGCTTTATGCTACAATCGAGGCAtagatttgtatatttgtattagtGAGAATACATTGTCCAAAATAGACCTggttgaatgaaattttgtcaaaaacaatgctaattttctaatttgtttttttgcAGAGGTTTTCATAAGATCAATGAAGTAGAAAGATAAAGATGGAGACTATGGAAAAGTGCCTCTTCCCTAATTgtgaaaaaactgataaactttcAACAGGGGGTCTAGAAAGAATAAATAGCATCATATCTGCCAGTATTTCAAGACAGGACACACTGCATATAGCTCTAAGACAAAGGCTCACTGAAAATCCTGATCTCAAAGTAACATTTCATCGATCATGTGTTTCAACTTATACATCGAAGACACATATTGGGCGAGAACGAAAACGTTTGGGAATCAAGGATCCATATGTTCAACAGGCAAAGAAAAGGAGATCTCATTTTGATTCATTTGAATTCAAGAAGCACTGTCTTTTTTGTGGAAGTGAGTGTTTGCCAAAGGATCCAAAGCATCCAGATCGTTGGCGAAGAGTAATTCAATGTCAGACTAAAGAAATGAAGCAGCAACTTTTGGAAAAGTGTAAAATTAGAGGAGACTCTAAAGCTGAGGAGGTACGTGTGAGAATCCATGGAAGCATGTCTGACTTGCATGCAGCAGATGAACAGTACCACAATGACTGTTACAAGAAATTTATATCAGAGCGCAATGTTGCTGCTGCACGTTCCTCAGCAAAAGTTGAGGAGTTGAGACCGACAGGTGTAGCCTTTGATCATGTTATTCAACAACTAAATGAAGATGCTTCAAAAATATGGAACTCCATtgaaatttataacttatatcgTCAGTGTTTGGAATTCTTAACATCTGTTTCAGCCATTCCCAATGTTTCCCAAACAGAAACAGGTGGACAAGATTTCAGTGATCGAAAAGAAAGAACCAGACTCATGCAGAGACTTGAAGAGCACTTTGGAGAAAGCCTTATCGTGTTGCAAGTAAAAGGATGTGCAAGTATgatttgtttcagaaaatacttACCAGAGAGCTTAAAACTGGTCAAAGCCAATGATCATGATCTAGTGAGAGAGGTGAGTCAGCAAATTATAGATGAAGCTCAGAGTAAATCGCAAAGAAATATTGAATCATACAAGTTGAATCAGTTCAACAAAGAGGCTGCTATAATGGACTGTAGTGAGACACTTCTAAATCTAGTTTCACTGTTAGTTTCAAAAGgggaaataacaagaaaatcacTCTCACTTACTCAAGCAATACAAGCTCTTATTTCCAAAAAGTTCAATCAGACAACTTTAGGACTGGCACTAAAGCTACATCATTTTTCTGGATCCAGAGAGATTATTGATATACTGCATGACAGCGGCTTTACTTCAAGCTATGATGAAGtcagaagatttagaaagtcagcAGCCTTGCTGGCTGGCAATGATAACTTCAAATTGAGGGCCTTTTGAATGAAGGTGGACTGGTCAGCACGTGGTGTGATAACTTTGATTTGAATGTATTCACCCCAAATGGTATGCGAGAAACACATTCCATGGCAGTAGAGTTTGTTCAACATGGTAGAGGTATGTAATGCAACATTTCCTAAACTGTAAAGGTGCAACAAGTTTAAATGCTGATAAATGATAGATAAAATTGTATGTGTCTTTGAAATAAACTAATTACGACCTAAATAGATTTAATCCATTggaataattacaataatcaatttgtttttgtttcttttcagatgCTACATGCGATATTCTTCCAGAAATTCCAAGAATATCCAGAGATCAAGTTCAGCACCTTCAACTGTGCAACAAGTCATCAGTCAAGCAGTACCATTTCAAAGGCAACAAAAAGCCAGTTCCCCCAAAGATAACACTGCAGTGTGGACTTTCGTATGATTTGTTGTGTAGGTCTGGCAACAGCCTCCAAGCGGCTCTAGAGAAAGACATATCTTGGCTTGTCTCTCTTTTGCAGAATTCTGATGAGGATGATCCACCACCAGAATGGGCTGGTGCAATGGTGCAGTCTTGCAGAATGGAAGGAATGCCTGATGGACCTGCCAGTCAATCAATCTTTGGACCATTGATAGATATGCCGCCTTCACATCCAGACACCGTTTTAACAACTCTTATGTTTATAGAAAAATCTCTGAAGAACAGGAAGTTTATCCATTTGTGTGCTGACATGCAGTTGTACAAAGTTATTCTTCAAATCAAGTGGTCTGATCCATGTCAATGGAAGAACCTTGTAGTTAGACCTGGAGGAATGCACACCCTTATGTCCTTCATTGGATGCATAGGCACATTGATGAATGGTAGTGGCCTTGAGGATATTTTGGAGGTAGCATTTAGAGGGTTGGAAGCATGCTAAATGGGAAGGCATGGCCTAAAGCAGTTAGAGGTTTGAGGATGGTTGTGTCTGCTCTGCTACAGCCTGTTGTGTTGTCAAAGGAAACTACACTTGAAACAATTGAAGAGCAGCTGGAACATTCCAGACTTTCACGTACAGGCCGGTTGTGGGTTGATTGCTTACTCATTCCAGTAGTCATTATTCATCTCTACCTCCGTGCAGAGCGTGAAGGAGACTGGTTGCTCCATATGTATGCCTTGAAAAGAATGGTACCATATTTTTTTGCTGCAGGGCACTGGAACTATGCAAGATATATTCTCTGGCATATCCTggatatgaaatcatttttacCAGAAGAAGTTTTTGCTGCGTTTCTCAGAGGAGAGCATGTTTGTCGCCATCACAGTGGAGTGTGGAATGCGGTTTTTCTTGATCAGTTTGGAGAACAAACGTACATTCGATATGGTAAAGCTAAAGGTGGCCTTATTGGGAAATCTTTGTCTTCTGAGCAAGTTGCTGTGTGGGTCTTATCACACCATCTCTGCAATTCTTTGTCACTTGCTATGGACAAGTtgtttgaagaggaaaaagacaCTGAGTATGACCGAAAGACTGGATGCCACAGAGAAGAGGCGGGAAAACGCAGAAAACTTGACAGGGATGACAGAAacaagataatgaatgaaatccaGCGGCATTCGAACCCTCTTTTCACACAGCCAGAAGAACCACTGCATAATATCCTCAATGGTCGAGTTGCTGCAGCTGAGGTCAATGTTGATCAGTCACTTGCTATAGGAGAGAAATGGCAGCAGAATATATGGCCACACTTCCTGAGGTTTCTATGAACCACTAAAGAAAAGGATTGTGACAatggaagcaataaaaaagaaagtaaaagtaggAGACACAAATGTTTATGACATGGAAAAACTATATGCTCGTCTGCTTGTGATTTCACAGAATAGAGACATTGAGTTGTCAGAACTTTTCAAGTATGAACTGACTCCCATGCCATTATCACTTTTTGATGAATATGGTGATCTGCGCAAAGGATCAAAACATGTGTTAATGCAAAAGCTGGCAGTCTTCACAGAAAATGAGCTCCCGCCAGTTGAAGTACAGTTGACTGATGGAAATGAGGCACTGTACCATACATTCTGGCCAAAGAACACAACATTGCTTCACTTTGCTCAAGGTCTTGTGGATAGATTTGTCAGACCATGTGAAACTTTTGTAATATTtgactgttataaggaaaattcaGTGAAGTCTCATGAACGTCAAAGAAGGGCAAAAGGCATTGCTCCTCGTGCCTATGAACTTAGAAGTGAGACAATTTTGccctcaaaagaaaatataatgaaaagtgatCAAAACAAAGTCTTTGATCCAGTTTTTATGCAACATGGAGCACAATCACAACTCCCTACACCTAATAGGAGAAGATAGCCCGTACACACATGAAGAAGCAGATGTCACCATAATGAGTTATCTAGTAAAGATTCATCAGGAGAAAGAGCACATACAGATCCTAGCTGATGATacagacatttttgttttgttgttattcttttacTGGAAGTACAGACCCTCTGCTCATGTGACTATGAAGAAGTACAATGGACAAATCATTGACATCAAAGCAACAGCCTTGAAATTAGGAAACA of Macrobrachium rosenbergii isolate ZJJX-2024 chromosome 11, ASM4041242v1, whole genome shotgun sequence contains these proteins:
- the LOC136843211 gene encoding uncharacterized protein — translated: MRETHSMAVEFVQHGRDATCDILPEIPRISRDQVQHLQLCNKSSVKQYHFKGNKKPVPPKITLQCGLSYDLLCRSGNSLQAALEKDISWLVSLLQNSDEDDPPPEWAGAMVQSCRMEGMPDGPASQSIFGPLIDMPPSHPDTVLTTLMFIEKSLKNRKFIHLCADMQLYKVILQIKWSDPCQWKNLVVRPGGMHTLMSFIGCIGTLMNGSGLEDILEVAFRGLEAC